The DNA region ATGCGCGTCTCGACCATGACCGTCTACCGACTGATCAACGCCGGTGAGCTCAGCGCGGCCCGGGTCGGCCGCAGCTACCGCCTCCGCCAAGTCGACGTCGACGCCTACCTGGCGCGCGAGGCCGGCTGATGGCGGCACGAGCCATCGGGCTCGACGTCGGGACCCACGCCGTCCGGG from Acidimicrobiales bacterium includes:
- a CDS encoding helix-turn-helix domain-containing protein yields the protein MPKEDRFLTAQEVAEQMRVSTMTVYRLINAGELSAARVGRSYRLRQVDVDAYLAREAG